CCATGTGAGGGCGCGGCTTGAAAACCCTAGGAGTCGACGAGATGTCACCACCATGCCGTTGATACCATTCGTGCCCGAACTGCTCACGCTTTCCTGAGCACCCAACGCGATTTCCCTCCGCCCGCTCAGTTGGCTGGTCGCCACGGCCAGACCAGATTCGAACCATAACGAGACCTCTGATTGAGAGTCTGCTGCAGTGACGGCGGGTGAAAACGTCAAAGTCAGAGAAAGGCCGGCTATGCAGAAGAATCGGACCAAAGGGGAAAGGGCATCAGCCGTCTTCATATTCCAAGGAAATCGATGTGTATCGGTTCCCCAATCGTCTACAAGCTGTCGCGTGATGACAGGACATGAGACGCTCAGTGGCCGACCCCTATCGGCAGAAATGGAAGGGCGATGGAAAGCGTGATCAAAATGATGATAATCCACTCAAGCACTTCCATCCGTCTGGTGCCGGCACGATCCGTCATCTTGCCGTAAATGCTTTCCAAAGTCTGAAGTTTGCGCAGAATGCTCGCGTCCCAGGCCTCCAAGTGAAAGCGCTGCGAGACCAATCGATAGACCCGCGCAAGATACTGGTCGCCCAGCAGCTTCAAGGTGTTGGTGACGCGTTCAAAAATCAACGCACTGTCTACCTGAAGCTGCGCAATGTGCGTCATGTCCTTTTCATGGAAGCCGGGCAATGATAAGAGACGGGGCTTCCGTGACAACGCCTCGTAGCCTTCGTCCAGTGCACGATCGAGCTGTTCATCGAGGATCCGCATCTCCAGCAACTCGACGTTGGCGAATTCCAGCACCGCCCGGACGTCGTCCATCTCCTTGCCGAACAAGACGGCTGAATGCCAGTCGATGATCGCGGCATCCTCTTGACCGAACGAGATGCGGCAAGCAACGGCGTCCGTCACTTCTTGTTCAGAAAACGGGGCTCGCTCTGCGCGCAGAATATGAGCCAGGTCGGTTTCATTGCTCGTCCATAACGGCGGCCTCGCCGGCATATGAGACTCAATCGAGAAAATAATGTAATCTTCCACCTCCTGCGCAATGGACGGCCGCTCGACTGCTGGGCCCAACACTTGGAGCAGCTGTTCCACGCGGGTGCGTGAATCGGCCAAAAGTTGTTCATGCTCGTAGAGCGACTCGCTCAGATCCAGTAACCGATCGAACGATCCGTCGATCGGGAAGCGATAGGTGATGGTCACAGCCCCGAAGTCGTACACCATCGCTTCGACCGTCGAACTGGTCTGATACTGACCGATGTCGAACACGCTTCCTTCCTGAACGAGTCGCAGGGGAGCCGGTCGATACTCGAAGTACTGAGGGGCCCTGGTTTTATGGCGCAGGCGCCCTCGCTCCGTCCCGGCGATGATCCGCGGCTCCGCATCAGTCAGGTTGATGGAGAGACCGACATCGTATGCGAAAAGGGCGAAACAAGTTCCTTTGGTGATGATGGCATGTTCCGGCATGGCGATTCCGCGCAGACCATCATTTTACCAGTTTCACCGCAGGAGAGATTGTCCGGAAAACGTCTTAAGTCTGTTGCGTACTATGGCAGGCCGTGTGATGGCCTGACATAGAGGCTCGCTGGGAGACGCAACGCTGCTTGTGCCGTCCAGCATGTCGCTACCGAAGTCGTGAATCACTGCCTGATCCCTGAAAGGGCGTAGAATTCAAGTTCGCCTAAGAGGGACTGCGGTATTATCACGGGATACTGTTGTGCATGACATGCTCGGACCGACATGAGGGCCATCGGTGCCAAGGGCAATCCTTCCGACATGGTTGATCATCTTGGCATGCCTGATGCGATGGACAGGTACCGGCTGAAACGGGCACGGTAGGTTATGCAGGATACAATTCCTGACTCGGTGGTCTATTTTCGGTCGTCTATATTACGGCGCTGTCCAGCTGTCATCCTAATAACCCTGTTCCTCATGTGGGGGATCGCGTTTGTTGAGGCGCGGGCCGATACACCGGAGAGCGAAGGGGACGAAACGCTGGATCACGTCGCCCTCCGGCACAAGGGCACGCCGAGAGCTGTCGCGAAGCGCCTGCTCTCGGAGGACTTGGGATTGCGGTTGTACGGCTATCTCGAGGGCTCTTATACGCAGAACTTCAGTAATCCTTCCAATAACATCAATCAGCTTCGTATCTTCGACGTGAATTCGAACCAGTTTCGGCCGAATCTCGCGCAATTCGTGTTGGAGAGAGAAGCCAAAGCCGACGGAAATTGGAAAGATCGCGCCGGGTTTCGCGTGAAGTTCAATGTCGGCCGCGATTCTGATTTCATCGGTGGCGTCGGGCTTAGCACCTGGGCCGATTTCCAGGAATTCTATGTGCAGTATGTGGCGCCGGTTGGGAAGGGACTCACGATACAACTCGGTCAGTTCAATACCTTGATCGGCTACGAAGTCGTGGAAAGCCCGCATAATCCCAATTATTCGAGATCGTGGCTCTTCGGCCTCGGGCAGCCGTTTACGACTCGAGGAGGGCGGCTGTCATATGACATCACGGAACGGATCTCTCTGTCGGTCGGGGTGATCGGCTACATCAACTCGGCGCGAGGAAACAGTCAACATGACTCATTGATGGAATCAGCTCTGACCATCAGTCCGTTTGATCGGGTCAAACTGACAATGTACGGCTTGGCCGGGCCGCGGCCTGGAATGAGCGGGACGCCCGGTGGGGATCTCCTGTTGGTCGGGGGATTTGCCAGCTTCCAGGCGACAGACCAGACTTCGTTCGTCCTTGAGTCTTACTATGCGAATCAGGCGAACAGCAGCAGGATCAGCGAGGCAGGCAATGCGCGGTGGAACGGAGTGGCGGGCTATGTGATCCATGATTTTACCAAGCAATGGGGAGTACGGCTTCGCGGGGAACTGTTTGAGGATGCCGGCGGATTTGTAACCTGCGAAGGAACGACGGCTTACCAGCCGAGAGCCAACGTCTGCTTCGGGGCCACCTCGACGTCACAAGCGCCGCCCGTCGCTCAAACCCTCTGGGAAGTCACCTCGACATTACAATACAAGCCGTTCAAATCCCTCATCACCCGGCTGGAATATCGGTACGACAAGTCCAATCAGAACGTGTTTCAAATCGGTTCACGCGCGACCAGCTATCAATCGACGCTGTCATTGGAGGTTATCTATCTGTTCTGAGCAGACCGATATCGCTCAAGATTCTCCTCCGGCGTGATGGCGTCAGCCGGTGCGGCGGGAATTAAAGATGGAAAGCCGTAGAAACCAGGTAGCCAACACAAACGGCATGGTGAGCCCTTGGACCGGAGCGTAAACCTCGGCCTCTTCGCTTGCTGCTGCCTTGCTGGACAGCCTTTTTGAGCATCCCGAAGGGATTCCGGCGTTAGCACCGTGCGGACAATTCCAGCTATATTGTTGGCATCTGTCGAGCTTTTCCGCAGCCTGAAATTTGAGAAATCTGGAATGAGCGCCTTTTGAAACAATTGAGTCAAACAGCCGGCTCATTTAAGCGGATGGTATAGAGGTAGTGGTACAGCCCGTTGCGGGCCATCAACTGGGTGTGGGTGCCTTCTTCCACCAACTTCCCCTTGTCCAAGACCAGAATTCGGTCCGCGGATTGGATGGTCGACAGCCGGTGGGCGACGACGAAGGTCGTGCGACCCTCCATGAGTCGTTGAAGGGCTTCCTGCACCAGCCGTTCTGATTCGGTATCCAACGAGGAGGTGGCTTCGTCCAGTAACAAAATGCGAGGATTCTTCAAAATCGCCCGAGCGATCGCAATTCGCTGGCGTTGTCCGCCTGAGAGGTTGACCCCCTTCTCGCCCACCAAGGTTTGATACCCGTCCGGCAAGCTGGTGATGAAGTCATGCGCATGCGCAGCCTGGCTCGCCTCCAATACTGCGGTTTCATTCGCTGCCATATCGCCGTAGCGAATGTTGTCGAGGATGGTGCCCCCAAAGAGGATCGTTTCTTGTGGGACAAGCGCAATCTGTCGGTACCAACTCTCAACGGTCACCTGGCGCAAGTCTTTGCCGTCGATCGTGATGCGACCTTCCGTCGGATCGTAGAAGCGGTGAAGCAGGTTGACCACGGTAGTCTTTCCGGCACCGGTCGGCCCTACCAACGCGACCAGTTCACCCGGCTTGGCTTCGAACGACAGGTTGGACAGCACCGGATGGCGAGCATCATAGCTGAAGTTGACGCTTTCCACCCGCATCTGACCATCGACGGTCACCAGCGTCTGGGCGTCGGGCCGATCGCAAATGTCCGGCTGAGCATCCAGAATTTCGAAGACCCGTTGCGTCGCTCCTTGGGCTTCCTTGACCTGCGCAAACACGCGGGCTGCCGAGCTGAAGGGACCGATCAAGATGCCGGCGAACAAGACGAAGGCGAACAGATCGCCGGGCGTGACGACCCCCTCGATGACTTGTCTGCCTCCATACCACAGCACCGCCGTTGCCGATGAGAACGTCAGGAGGCTGATGACCGGAATGAAGACGGCCATGATGGCGGCTCGGCGGAGTGTGAGGTGGAGCGTGTGATCGACCTGATCCGCGAAACGAGCCTTTTCCCGTTGCGTCTGGACGAATGATTTGACGATGCGAATGCCGGAAATCACTTCTTCGACGAGAGTGCTGAGCGCGGCTGTCTGGTCTTGAATCGAGGTGGAAAGGGATTTCAACCTGCGACCGAATATCTTGGCGACCAGGACCAGTAATGGGAGCAGGATGAGGATCAGGAGGCAGAGGCGCCAATTCATCATGAGCAGGAACGTGATGCCGCCGACGAACGTCACGAGTTGTTTCACCCCGTCGATGGGGGCTTCTGTCACGATGGATTGGATCACCGTCACATCGGTCATCAATCGGGAGAGCAGCTCTCCCGTACGGCGCCGAGCAAAAAAGCTGACCGTCAGCGTCTGCAGGTGGCTGAAGAGGTGCTTGCGAAAGTCGGCGACGACTTCCTGAGAGACCCATGCGGTCAGATAGCTATGACCCATCGAGCAGAACCCCTGTAGGATCACCAGGACCAGGAACAGGCCGATCGATTGCGTCATCTTATCGGCATCGTGCTGAACCGTGATGATATCCCAAAGGGTGCCGGCCAACCGAACCAACGCGAGATTGATGAGTGCAACCCCGCTCACCAGGAGCCCGGCCAGCATCATACGCGCCACATAAGGACGCACGAACGGGAAAAATCTTTTGAAGATCGACATCGTGGTCAGGGGGTGTGATCGGACAGGCGATCGTGTTCCGTTTTACGGCTACGGTCAAACAATAGGCTGACGGGGGTGAGATGGAGCGACTAGAGTTGAGCGATCGACTCGATCAGATTCTTATTGACCGCCACGAAATCCGACCGGTCTTTATCGTTGATCACGACGTCTGTCAGACTGATGAAGAGACGTGCTTCTTCGTTGATCGCATCGGAGACGCGATTCCGCATCGGAGGCACCAGGAAGTCTCCCACATAGGTACAATTGACCGTCCGTACGCGGATGCGGACTTTCCTCCCCTCGGCCACGGTTCCCTCCTCCCGCCACGCCGGCTGAGCTTAGCTTTTGCGGCGAAGAAATTTCTGACGCTGGCGCAACTTCTTGTACTTGTGCTTCCGCATCTTCTTTCGTCGCTTTTTCAGGACGCTTGACATGTGCTGTATCTCCTTAAGGAGGGGCGAGTCTAAGTGCTTTCCGCCAAAAATGCAAGCTCATGGCGCTCTTTTGCCCTGTGCTATACTGCCTTCCCATGTTTGTCCGAAGATGTGACCCTTCACCGTCTACATTCATCTCGTGGCTCATACTACTCGCGCTTGTGTTCGGTGGATGTCCATCGAAGACCATCCAATACCCAGCAGAGCATGAGCGACTCCTCCGCATCGATCAAGCGGTGGAATCGTTACGGAGCGCCTATCAACAAAAGGATCGGGCCGGTTTTCAATCCATGCTGTTGCCGCTCGATCAACTGGACGAGCTGAAACGACAGGTCGACATGGATTTCGAAGCCTTTTCCGTTATCTCCGTCGAATTCAAGATTGAACGGGTGGTGATCGAGAAAGACGACATCGATGTCTTCATCCACTGGCAAGGGACGTGGAAAAGGGATGCCGGTGACATGGGTATCCGGCAACGAGGATACGCACGATTGCAATGGTCTGGTACACACTCGATTCGCTTGCGCAGCGCACAGGGAGATTTGCCCTTTGGGATGAAGACAAAACAGATGTTGTCGGAACCTCTCTCGCCGCTCACCCAACCACAATGACGATGCCGCGGAGTATGTTGGGAGCAGATTTTCTCGTCATCGGCAGCGGAGTCGCCGGGCTTCGCGCAGCCCTGGACCTCTGCCGAGTAGGCCGGGTGATCGTTCTTACCAAAGGGCATCCCTTACAGAGCAATTCCATCTTTGCGCAAGGCGGGGTTGCCGTGGCCTTGAGCGAAGAGGATGATGTCGCCATCCATTTGACGGATACCGTGAAGGCAGGACACGGCCTCTGTCGTCGTGAGGCCGTGCGGGTGTTGGTTGAGGAAGGACCGGATCGGATTCAAGAGCTCATTCGTTGGGGTGCGAAATTCGACAAAACGGGTGGGAAGTTTGCATTTGCTCGCGAAGCGGCCCACAGCCGCAGCAGAATCCTCCGTGCGAGAGGCGATGCGACAGGAAACGAGATGGTGCGGGTATTGATGGCGCAGGCCGCGCGACAAAAGCGGATCGTCCGGCTGGATTACCACTTCACCGTCGATCTTGTGGTTGAGGAAGG
This region of Nitrospira sp. genomic DNA includes:
- a CDS encoding outer membrane beta-barrel protein; this translates as MQDTIPDSVVYFRSSILRRCPAVILITLFLMWGIAFVEARADTPESEGDETLDHVALRHKGTPRAVAKRLLSEDLGLRLYGYLEGSYTQNFSNPSNNINQLRIFDVNSNQFRPNLAQFVLEREAKADGNWKDRAGFRVKFNVGRDSDFIGGVGLSTWADFQEFYVQYVAPVGKGLTIQLGQFNTLIGYEVVESPHNPNYSRSWLFGLGQPFTTRGGRLSYDITERISLSVGVIGYINSARGNSQHDSLMESALTISPFDRVKLTMYGLAGPRPGMSGTPGGDLLLVGGFASFQATDQTSFVLESYYANQANSSRISEAGNARWNGVAGYVIHDFTKQWGVRLRGELFEDAGGFVTCEGTTAYQPRANVCFGATSTSQAPPVAQTLWEVTSTLQYKPFKSLITRLEYRYDKSNQNVFQIGSRATSYQSTLSLEVIYLF
- a CDS encoding ABC transporter ATP-binding protein, yielding MMLAGLLVSGVALINLALVRLAGTLWDIITVQHDADKMTQSIGLFLVLVILQGFCSMGHSYLTAWVSQEVVADFRKHLFSHLQTLTVSFFARRRTGELLSRLMTDVTVIQSIVTEAPIDGVKQLVTFVGGITFLLMMNWRLCLLILILLPLLVLVAKIFGRRLKSLSTSIQDQTAALSTLVEEVISGIRIVKSFVQTQREKARFADQVDHTLHLTLRRAAIMAVFIPVISLLTFSSATAVLWYGGRQVIEGVVTPGDLFAFVLFAGILIGPFSSAARVFAQVKEAQGATQRVFEILDAQPDICDRPDAQTLVTVDGQMRVESVNFSYDARHPVLSNLSFEAKPGELVALVGPTGAGKTTVVNLLHRFYDPTEGRITIDGKDLRQVTVESWYRQIALVPQETILFGGTILDNIRYGDMAANETAVLEASQAAHAHDFITSLPDGYQTLVGEKGVNLSGGQRQRIAIARAILKNPRILLLDEATSSLDTESERLVQEALQRLMEGRTTFVVAHRLSTIQSADRILVLDKGKLVEEGTHTQLMARNGLYHYLYTIRLNEPAV